In Candidatus Limnocylindrales bacterium, one genomic interval encodes:
- the grpE gene encoding nucleotide exchange factor GrpE, with amino-acid sequence MVLESSDRRPSSEGDQQLNPGNTLVQENSRESQIQEENHTLKEPPQPGEEAKGGAGEASPALESTTVETSEISSEGEKALERSELEQLKDQLLLKEKEVESYYDRLIRLQAEFENFRKRTIKEKAEFTKYANEELIKNLLPVLDNLERALTSAEQTKDFEGLSKGVEMIYKQFSEALKKAGLTEIEALNQRFDPVVHQAVARVESSDVENNTVVEVLQKGYYFHDRVLRPALVKVAVQSS; translated from the coding sequence GTGGTATTGGAATCTTCAGATCGACGACCATCCTCTGAGGGAGATCAGCAATTAAACCCTGGAAATACTTTAGTTCAGGAAAACTCTCGAGAAAGCCAGATACAGGAAGAGAATCATACTCTAAAAGAGCCTCCCCAACCCGGAGAAGAAGCCAAAGGGGGAGCGGGAGAGGCCTCGCCGGCCTTAGAAAGTACCACCGTAGAAACTTCTGAAATCTCCTCCGAAGGGGAAAAAGCTCTGGAACGTTCGGAATTAGAGCAGTTGAAAGATCAGCTCCTTCTTAAAGAAAAGGAGGTAGAATCCTACTATGATCGACTCATCCGATTGCAGGCGGAGTTTGAGAATTTCCGGAAACGGACGATCAAAGAAAAAGCAGAATTTACAAAGTATGCCAATGAGGAACTTATCAAAAATCTGCTTCCGGTTTTAGACAACCTGGAAAGAGCGCTCACCTCAGCGGAACAAACAAAGGATTTCGAAGGCCTCTCGAAGGGTGTGGAAATGATCTATAAGCAATTTTCGGAGGCTCTCAAGAAGGCCGGTTTAACCGAAATCGAGGCCCTAAATCAGCGTTTTGATCCGGTTGTTCATCAGGCTGTAGCTCGGGTCGAATCTTCAGACGTAGAAAATAATACGGTCGTTGAAGTGCTTCAAAAGGGCTATTATTTCCATGATAGAGTACTGAGACCAGCTCTGGTCAAAGTAGCCGTTCAGTCCAGCTAA
- the dnaJ gene encoding molecular chaperone DnaJ, with translation MVKSDYYQILGVRRDASEEEIKRAYRRLALQHHPDRNPGNKEAESKFKEINEAYEVLSDSQKRADYDRSTAQRKKSSPRDSESPFTGRVEDFFDIFDSFFTSSYRKQSRVSRGSDLRYHLTLSFEEAILGTRVTLRVPKWDRCDRCQGSGLETSHGPLTCPTCHGRGEIRQQRSFFTYTQPCFYCHGVGTTHQKPCYFCKGDGRIFKEKTLLVSIPPGVETGTQLRLAGEGESGRIGGIPGDLYIFLTVRKHPFFERDHFDLWCEVPLTMTQAALGTEIEIPTLEGRSRIKIPPGTQPGSVFRLKGKGVPTPNQTRGDLHVKVKISIPTHLSRRQKKLLEEFARAEKATTYHSKKGWLQRIKEFFA, from the coding sequence ATGGTCAAATCCGACTATTACCAAATCCTCGGGGTTCGTAGAGATGCCAGTGAGGAAGAGATTAAACGGGCCTACCGCCGTTTGGCCCTGCAGCATCATCCAGATCGAAATCCCGGTAATAAGGAGGCGGAAAGTAAATTCAAAGAAATCAACGAGGCGTATGAAGTCCTAAGCGATTCCCAGAAACGGGCTGACTATGATCGTTCCACAGCTCAAAGAAAAAAATCCTCGCCTCGAGACTCTGAATCGCCTTTCACAGGTCGGGTAGAGGATTTTTTTGATATCTTCGATAGCTTTTTTACCTCTTCTTACCGTAAGCAATCCCGTGTAAGCCGTGGCTCTGATCTTCGATATCATCTTACCCTCTCCTTTGAAGAAGCTATCTTAGGCACCCGAGTAACCCTTCGGGTTCCAAAATGGGATCGTTGTGACCGCTGTCAGGGTTCGGGATTAGAAACCAGTCATGGTCCGTTGACATGTCCTACCTGCCATGGACGAGGTGAAATTCGCCAACAACGTAGTTTCTTTACCTATACCCAACCCTGCTTTTATTGCCATGGGGTTGGAACCACCCATCAAAAGCCTTGTTATTTTTGTAAAGGGGACGGGCGAATCTTTAAAGAAAAAACTTTGTTGGTGTCTATTCCTCCGGGAGTTGAAACGGGAACCCAATTAAGACTGGCGGGAGAAGGGGAATCTGGCCGTATAGGAGGTATTCCGGGAGACCTTTATATTTTCCTCACCGTTCGAAAACATCCTTTCTTCGAAAGAGACCATTTCGATCTCTGGTGTGAAGTTCCCCTGACAATGACCCAGGCAGCCCTGGGCACCGAGATCGAGATCCCAACCCTGGAGGGGAGATCACGTATCAAAATTCCCCCTGGAACTCAACCCGGAAGTGTTTTTCGACTCAAAGGTAAAGGAGTTCCTACCCCAAACCAAACCCGCGGAGACCTCCATGTAAAAGTTAAAATCTCTATTCCCACTCATCTTTCCCGGCGCCAAAAGAAACTTTTAGAAGAATTTGCCCGAGCTGAAAAGGCAACAACCTATCATTCTAAAAAAGGATGGTTACAAAGGATTAAAGAGTTTTTTGCCTGA
- a CDS encoding transglycosylase SLT domain-containing protein has product MNVPVQSKVLQTKGFRVGRYSLFSILLLYLLQTSLTVYLLVDRTREVEKLKEKINNQQLKLQAQDRYIKHLEKVDVIQSMLKSKDSQLSALQQQYSEQRSALMAQAEALKAKEAENRLGSLLAEKDQKLEELQNKYRDQIVETRILSEKFALERELQDMLAEKEQQLNELREKYYLQQVSLLAQETAINNFKEKERVAQILEKFKTGLSKSEEESLRDIILSESKRYGLDPNLILALIQTESTFNNWAKSKQGAMGLMQIHPPTGKSIAEDANVEWKGKDGLYEPDKNIRIGLHYLAQLILHFQDIKLALAAYNMGPTAVKRLLEKGEEVPQEYVDKVIENYKILSQTPASSPEPNGNGKNDRWKIVKEEKEK; this is encoded by the coding sequence ATGAACGTACCTGTTCAGTCTAAGGTCCTGCAAACCAAAGGATTCAGAGTGGGTAGGTACTCCTTGTTTTCTATTCTTTTACTGTATCTCCTTCAAACTTCCCTGACGGTTTATCTTCTGGTGGATCGGACCCGAGAAGTTGAAAAGTTAAAAGAAAAGATAAATAACCAGCAATTAAAGCTGCAGGCCCAAGATCGCTATATAAAACATCTAGAAAAAGTGGACGTCATCCAGTCCATGTTGAAATCTAAGGATTCTCAGCTCAGTGCGCTTCAACAACAATATTCCGAACAGCGTTCAGCTCTTATGGCTCAGGCAGAGGCTTTAAAAGCCAAAGAAGCCGAAAACCGATTGGGTAGTTTATTAGCTGAAAAGGATCAAAAACTGGAGGAGCTCCAAAATAAATATCGTGACCAGATAGTGGAAACTCGAATTTTAAGTGAAAAATTCGCCCTGGAACGAGAACTTCAAGATATGCTGGCTGAAAAGGAGCAGCAGCTTAATGAGTTACGAGAAAAATATTACCTGCAGCAGGTTTCTCTGCTGGCCCAGGAAACGGCCATCAATAATTTTAAAGAAAAAGAACGGGTTGCCCAAATCCTGGAAAAGTTTAAAACCGGGTTGAGCAAATCCGAAGAGGAATCTTTACGAGATATTATCCTCAGTGAAAGTAAGCGATATGGGCTGGACCCCAATCTTATCCTGGCCTTAATTCAAACCGAAAGTACCTTCAATAATTGGGCTAAATCTAAACAGGGAGCCATGGGGCTGATGCAAATCCACCCCCCTACAGGTAAATCCATCGCAGAAGATGCAAACGTAGAATGGAAGGGAAAGGATGGACTCTATGAACCGGATAAGAATATTCGAATAGGCCTTCATTACTTAGCTCAATTAATTCTTCACTTCCAGGATATTAAACTGGCTCTGGCCGCCTATAATATGGGTCCCACCGCCGTGAAACGCCTGTTGGAGAAAGGCGAAGAAGTCCCACAAGAATACGTCGATAAGGTCATTGAAAATTATAAAATCCTTAGCCAGACTCCGGCGTCTTCTCCAGAACCCAACGGAAATGGAAAAAATGACCGATGGAAGATCGTCAAGGAAGAGAAAGAAAAATAA
- a CDS encoding cobyric acid synthase: MSARAKVLMLQGTGSHVGKSILVTALCRIFKQEGYRVAPFKAQNMALNSFVTKDGGEMGRAQVVQAQACGIEPEVDMNPILLKPTTDYGSQVIVLGKPVGTLPVEGYWRYKETLREVVRSSLERLRSQYDLILIEGAGSPAEINLRSHDIVNMSVAHLADAPVLLVGDIDRGGVFAWLVGTLELLAPEDRERIRGFIINKFRGRKEILKPGLDFLESKTGRPVLGVVPFFKDFKIPDEDSVSLYETKPQTQKNPDLQIEVVQFPRISNFTDFDPLKSEPDVQLRYIQRGSESLKPDLLILPGTKNTIADLLYLKSHGFVEALQACLRRGGMILGICGGYQMLGKRIYDPEHVEGSETQADGLGFLNTVTTLLSPKITRQVNAVHRKTGIQISGYEIHMGRTEVLEPYEPVFEVYEPTEPSAPLSSHPRQTWGDGLQNSEQTVWGTYIHGLFDNDLFRRTFLDQLREKKGLKPLKEVQYVFDLDQELDRLAELVKKNLDMTQIYRLLKL, translated from the coding sequence ATGAGTGCACGCGCCAAGGTTTTAATGCTCCAGGGAACCGGATCCCATGTAGGGAAAAGTATCCTGGTAACGGCCCTCTGCAGAATCTTTAAGCAAGAAGGGTATAGGGTTGCTCCTTTCAAAGCCCAGAATATGGCCTTGAATTCCTTTGTTACAAAGGACGGGGGGGAGATGGGGCGAGCCCAGGTTGTCCAGGCCCAGGCCTGTGGTATCGAACCTGAGGTCGATATGAATCCAATTCTCCTAAAACCAACTACCGATTATGGCTCTCAGGTCATTGTCCTGGGAAAACCTGTGGGCACCCTGCCTGTGGAAGGATATTGGCGATATAAGGAAACGCTTCGAGAAGTGGTCCGGTCTTCTCTGGAACGGCTTAGATCTCAGTATGATCTCATCCTGATAGAAGGAGCTGGAAGCCCCGCCGAAATCAATTTGAGAAGCCACGACATTGTAAATATGTCAGTCGCCCATCTGGCAGATGCTCCTGTCCTGTTGGTCGGGGATATCGACCGGGGAGGCGTTTTTGCCTGGCTGGTAGGTACCCTGGAATTGCTTGCCCCTGAAGATCGGGAGCGTATCCGTGGGTTTATCATCAACAAATTTAGAGGCCGCAAGGAAATCTTAAAACCGGGTCTGGATTTTCTGGAATCGAAAACAGGAAGACCTGTCCTCGGAGTCGTCCCTTTTTTCAAAGATTTTAAAATCCCCGATGAGGATTCCGTCTCCCTTTACGAAACTAAGCCCCAAACTCAAAAGAACCCGGACTTGCAGATAGAAGTTGTTCAATTTCCCAGAATTTCTAACTTTACCGATTTTGATCCCTTGAAAAGCGAACCCGATGTTCAGTTACGCTATATCCAACGTGGATCTGAAAGTCTCAAGCCTGATCTGTTAATTCTTCCCGGTACGAAAAATACCATCGCCGATTTACTTTATTTAAAATCCCACGGTTTTGTAGAGGCCCTTCAGGCCTGCCTCCGGCGAGGGGGGATGATCCTGGGGATCTGCGGAGGTTATCAAATGTTGGGAAAAAGGATCTATGATCCTGAACATGTGGAAGGATCTGAAACCCAGGCCGATGGACTCGGATTTTTAAATACGGTTACGACCCTTCTTTCTCCGAAAATTACCCGACAAGTTAATGCCGTCCATCGGAAGACCGGGATTCAAATATCGGGTTATGAAATTCACATGGGAAGAACAGAGGTCTTAGAACCCTATGAGCCGGTCTTTGAGGTATACGAACCCACGGAACCCTCAGCCCCTTTGTCATCCCATCCCAGACAGACCTGGGGAGATGGTCTACAGAATTCAGAACAAACCGTCTGGGGAACTTATATCCATGGCCTGTTCGATAATGATCTTTTCCGAAGAACCTTCCTGGATCAATTAAGGGAAAAAAAAGGGTTAAAACCCTTGAAAGAGGTACAATATGTTTTTGACCTGGATCAGGAACTGGATAGGCTGGCAGAACTGGTGAAAAAAAATTTGGATATGACCCAAATTTATCGACTCCTAAAACTTTAA
- a CDS encoding cobyrinate a,c-diamide synthase: protein MDYPRLLIAGTHSGVGKTTITAGLMAALKHKGYKVQGFKAGPDYIDPSHHTYVTGIPSRNLDTWLMSKDVILELFERSAARADVSIIEGVMGLYDGLGGDSEQGSSAHLAKILNAPVLLVIDAKALARSAAALVMGFQKFDPDIKLCGVIANNIAGPGHFEYVRTAIETYTSVPVVGYVPRDPAISIQERHLGLVPYAEGRVETERYDKLRDYVLAHVDCEQILRWMEGYPLPSFQRTIFTTERDRQQPVTHKTGLTIGIAMDEAFNFYYADNLDILEYLGARLVRFSPIHDAHLPKEVDVLYFGGGFPEVFAEALAANKTLIQEIRDFVNGMNPVYAECGGLMYLGESIQTFDGAVFDMVGVLPIRTTMMNKRMALGYTRAKVLRDTFLCPKGGEIIGHEFHWSTLSESREVTYAYETFKRIGGPKKYDGILFKKVLASYLHVHFASNIEIARRFIRGVVSRS from the coding sequence GTGGATTATCCTCGACTTCTCATTGCCGGAACCCATAGTGGAGTTGGCAAAACCACGATCACTGCAGGACTTATGGCTGCTTTGAAACATAAGGGCTATAAAGTCCAGGGGTTCAAAGCGGGTCCGGATTATATCGATCCGAGCCATCATACCTATGTGACAGGTATACCATCCCGTAACCTGGATACCTGGTTGATGTCTAAGGACGTCATCTTAGAGCTCTTTGAACGAAGTGCAGCCCGGGCCGATGTTTCGATTATCGAAGGGGTTATGGGTTTATATGATGGATTGGGCGGGGATAGTGAACAGGGAAGTAGTGCTCATCTGGCTAAGATTTTAAATGCTCCGGTCCTTTTGGTGATTGACGCCAAGGCCCTGGCCAGATCCGCCGCCGCTCTGGTCATGGGCTTTCAGAAATTTGATCCTGATATAAAACTCTGTGGCGTTATTGCAAATAATATCGCCGGCCCGGGTCATTTCGAATATGTTCGGACCGCTATAGAGACTTATACTTCTGTTCCCGTGGTGGGATATGTTCCTCGAGATCCGGCCATATCCATTCAAGAGCGTCATTTGGGTTTAGTCCCCTATGCAGAGGGCAGAGTCGAAACGGAGCGGTATGATAAATTACGGGATTATGTGCTTGCCCATGTAGACTGTGAGCAAATTTTGCGTTGGATGGAAGGATATCCTCTTCCCTCGTTTCAAAGGACGATCTTTACGACAGAAAGGGACAGACAGCAGCCCGTAACCCATAAAACTGGGCTGACAATTGGGATAGCCATGGATGAGGCGTTTAATTTTTATTATGCCGATAATCTGGATATCCTGGAATATCTGGGTGCGAGGCTGGTTAGATTCTCTCCTATCCATGACGCCCATCTGCCGAAGGAGGTAGATGTGCTGTATTTTGGGGGTGGGTTTCCTGAGGTTTTTGCCGAAGCATTGGCCGCCAATAAAACCTTAATCCAGGAGATTCGAGACTTTGTCAATGGCATGAACCCGGTTTATGCTGAATGTGGGGGGTTAATGTATTTGGGTGAGAGTATTCAGACCTTTGATGGGGCTGTTTTCGATATGGTTGGGGTTCTGCCCATCCGAACCACCATGATGAATAAACGAATGGCCCTGGGCTATACCCGGGCAAAAGTTCTTCGGGATACTTTTCTCTGTCCGAAAGGAGGTGAAATCATCGGCCATGAATTTCACTGGTCCACCTTATCTGAAAGTAGAGAAGTAACCTATGCCTATGAAACCTTCAAAAGAATAGGGGGACCTAAAAAGTATGATGGAATTCTGTTCAAAAAGGTTCTGGCTTCTTACCTTCATGTTCACTTTGCTTCAAATATCGAGATAGCCAGGAGGTTTATCCGGGGGGTGGTAAGTAGGTCTTAA
- a CDS encoding cytochrome D1 domain-containing protein, translating into MYKRLLSFLVIGSLFTGFSYQIVYGGGEGCAFRQATALQASVDVVKTRVYITNRASNDIAVIDTRTDRVIARIPVGTTPHQVAFSLDGKKGYATNTGDNTLTVFDPVNYHVLSTLALGEGPEHMEVSPDNRYLFVGNFDGGTVSVVDIATDKEIVRLAGFLKPHNISFTPDGQKTFVANLGAHTISVIDNKEMKVVAQPSVGSPTLLAALSSPSTLSPTGMPEIKGPVNVTLTPDGKYGYVAHGDTGEVAILDTHTQKPIKYVKVGKEPWRAYATVDGTKMLIPNNGDETVSILNTATQEVIATLPGGKDMTGVNPAYGDRVAYVISRGENKLIVLDLINLKKIDEIPVGESPETAVTTPDGKRLYVAVRGTNSVVVIDTETHKVLTEIKEVGKEPWGAMMLGGYNYCH; encoded by the coding sequence ATGTACAAAAGATTACTAAGTTTTCTGGTTATCGGTTCGTTGTTCACCGGTTTTTCTTATCAGATCGTTTACGGGGGAGGGGAGGGGTGTGCTTTTCGGCAAGCAACCGCGCTCCAGGCTTCGGTAGATGTGGTCAAAACCCGGGTTTATATTACCAATCGGGCTTCAAACGATATAGCGGTTATCGATACGCGCACAGATAGGGTTATCGCCCGGATTCCCGTTGGGACCACCCCCCATCAGGTTGCATTCTCCCTGGATGGTAAAAAGGGTTATGCGACCAATACCGGAGATAATACCTTGACCGTCTTCGATCCGGTTAATTACCACGTCCTCTCGACCCTGGCCCTGGGAGAGGGTCCTGAACACATGGAGGTTTCACCAGATAACCGGTATCTATTTGTGGGGAATTTTGATGGAGGAACCGTTTCCGTTGTAGATATTGCCACCGATAAAGAAATAGTTCGTCTGGCAGGTTTCTTAAAACCTCACAATATTAGCTTTACTCCGGATGGTCAAAAGACCTTCGTGGCCAATTTAGGGGCTCACACCATCAGTGTTATTGATAATAAAGAAATGAAAGTTGTGGCCCAACCTTCCGTAGGGAGTCCCACTCTCCTGGCTGCTTTATCCTCCCCTTCAACCCTGTCCCCGACAGGTATGCCGGAAATAAAAGGACCGGTTAACGTAACACTGACTCCAGACGGTAAATATGGTTATGTAGCCCATGGAGATACAGGTGAAGTAGCCATTCTGGATACCCACACCCAAAAACCGATTAAATATGTGAAGGTAGGGAAGGAGCCTTGGAGGGCTTATGCAACAGTAGATGGAACCAAAATGCTGATACCGAATAACGGAGATGAAACGGTCTCCATCTTGAATACGGCAACCCAGGAAGTTATAGCCACCTTACCCGGGGGTAAGGATATGACCGGGGTGAATCCGGCCTATGGTGACAGGGTTGCTTATGTTATCTCCAGGGGAGAAAACAAGCTGATTGTACTGGATCTGATTAATTTAAAGAAGATCGATGAAATTCCCGTTGGGGAGAGCCCGGAAACTGCCGTAACCACTCCAGATGGAAAACGTCTGTATGTCGCCGTTCGCGGAACGAACAGTGTCGTGGTCATCGACACCGAAACCCATAAGGTTCTTACCGAAATCAAAGAGGTGGGGAAAGAACCTTGGGGCGCCATGATGTTGGGGGGCTATAATTACTGTCATTAA